One region of Luteolibacter yonseiensis genomic DNA includes:
- a CDS encoding lysophospholipid acyltransferase family protein: MNPKPPMMRWIYWLGWMSFGAAFRTLFGMRVTGEENLISEGPVLVASNHQSFLDPPLIGNLYKTEMTYLARKTLFTGMGAWLYPRWNAIPVDQDRPDMGSLKTIIRKLKEGERVLVFPEGERTLDGNIGKAAPGIGLVAVKSGAVIQPVRISGAREALPRGSGKIRFARITVAVGKPIRLTEEDTRGDAKENYDRIAKRIMAAIEEL, from the coding sequence GTGAATCCGAAACCTCCCATGATGCGCTGGATCTACTGGCTGGGCTGGATGTCCTTCGGCGCGGCCTTCCGCACCCTTTTCGGGATGAGAGTCACCGGGGAGGAAAATCTCATTTCAGAAGGCCCGGTACTGGTCGCCTCGAACCACCAGAGCTTTCTCGACCCGCCGTTGATCGGAAATCTCTACAAGACCGAGATGACCTATCTCGCCCGCAAGACGCTTTTCACCGGCATGGGCGCATGGCTCTACCCGAGGTGGAACGCCATCCCCGTCGATCAGGACCGGCCGGACATGGGCAGCCTCAAGACCATCATCCGCAAGCTGAAGGAAGGCGAGCGCGTGCTCGTTTTCCCGGAAGGCGAGCGGACGCTGGACGGAAACATCGGCAAGGCGGCTCCGGGCATCGGCCTCGTCGCCGTGAAATCCGGGGCGGTCATCCAGCCCGTCCGTATCTCGGGGGCTCGTGAAGCCCTGCCGCGCGGCTCCGGAAAAATCCGCTTCGCGCGCATCACCGTCGCCGTCGGCAAGCCCATCCGCCTGACCGAGGAAGACACCCGGGGTGACGCCAAGGAAAACTACGACCGCATCGCCAAACGCATCATGGCGGCGATCGAGGAGTTGTAA
- the aroA gene encoding 3-phosphoshikimate 1-carboxyvinyltransferase: MSEFRVKAISKLQAEFSVPGDKSMSHRAAILGGLSNGVCTVRNFLPSEDCVNTLNAMKALGAPHEVLDTLPGYGPVNLRIHGQSMKLSQPAAPIDCGNAGTGMRLLAGLLAGQDFPTELFGDASLSSRPMGRITVPLGQMGANIETRGEKPGCAPLYIHPAKLTPITYEMPMASAQVKSAVLLAGMFAEGKTTVIQPAETRDHTERMLADFRVSTRREGNAISIFGGQIPEACDFTVPGDISSAAFWLVAAAALPGSRLLIKDVGLNPTRTAILKVLSRMGAHMTEIVHSSEGEPIGNIEIHGAELTGTTLFIDEIPNLIDEIPVIAVAAALARGRTIIRNAKELRVKETDRITTVVNGLRAMGAEVDEFEDGMEITGGRPLHAATIDSCGDHRIAMAFAIAGLFASGETVIRNTECVNTSYPGFSHHLDAIRHERSQASDFSLPTQATA; this comes from the coding sequence ATGTCGGAATTTCGAGTCAAAGCCATTTCAAAACTCCAAGCGGAGTTCAGTGTCCCCGGTGACAAGAGCATGTCCCACCGCGCCGCCATCCTCGGCGGCCTGTCCAACGGCGTCTGCACCGTCCGTAACTTCCTCCCGAGCGAGGATTGTGTGAACACCCTCAACGCCATGAAGGCGCTCGGAGCACCCCACGAGGTGCTCGACACGCTGCCCGGCTACGGCCCGGTGAACCTGCGCATCCATGGCCAGTCGATGAAGCTGAGCCAGCCGGCCGCGCCGATCGACTGCGGGAACGCGGGCACCGGCATGCGCCTGCTCGCCGGCCTCCTCGCCGGACAGGATTTTCCGACCGAGCTCTTCGGCGACGCCTCGCTTTCGTCCCGCCCGATGGGCCGCATCACGGTGCCGCTCGGGCAAATGGGGGCCAACATCGAGACCCGGGGCGAAAAACCCGGCTGTGCCCCGCTCTACATCCATCCCGCCAAACTCACGCCCATCACCTACGAAATGCCGATGGCCAGCGCGCAGGTGAAAAGCGCGGTGCTGCTCGCAGGGATGTTCGCCGAAGGGAAAACCACGGTCATCCAGCCGGCGGAAACCCGCGACCACACGGAACGCATGCTCGCCGACTTCCGCGTGAGCACCCGGCGCGAGGGCAATGCCATTTCCATTTTTGGCGGACAAATCCCCGAGGCCTGTGATTTCACCGTTCCCGGAGATATTTCCAGCGCCGCCTTCTGGCTCGTGGCCGCCGCCGCGTTGCCCGGCTCGCGCCTGCTCATCAAGGATGTGGGGCTGAATCCCACCCGCACCGCCATTCTCAAGGTCCTCAGCCGCATGGGCGCGCACATGACCGAGATTGTCCACAGCAGCGAGGGCGAACCGATCGGGAACATCGAGATCCACGGTGCGGAGCTCACCGGCACCACGCTTTTCATCGATGAAATCCCGAATCTCATCGATGAGATCCCGGTCATCGCCGTCGCCGCCGCGCTCGCCAGGGGCAGGACCATCATCCGCAATGCCAAGGAGCTCCGTGTCAAGGAAACCGACCGCATCACCACCGTGGTCAACGGTCTCCGCGCGATGGGTGCCGAGGTGGACGAGTTCGAAGACGGGATGGAAATCACCGGCGGGCGTCCTCTCCACGCTGCCACCATCGACAGTTGCGGCGACCACCGCATCGCCATGGCCTTCGCCATCGCCGGGCTTTTCGCCTCGGGCGAGACGGTCATCCGCAACACCGAGTGCGTGAACACATCCTATCCGGGATTCTCCCATCACCTTGACGCGATCCGCCACGAGCGGTCTCAAGCCTCAGATTTCAGCCTGCCAACCCAAGCCACCGCGTGA
- the cmk gene encoding (d)CMP kinase, with translation MSSNPADTPRFAIAIDGPAASGKSTLARRLAQRLGLVMVNSGAMYRAVTWKALQENIDPADSAAVVAMLDRISIHCGETGMTSTITIDGVDPGDELRAEAINSNVSAISAIPEVRTLLVDLQRNYLDHTSVIMEGRDIGSVVFPDTPFKIYVDADEAVRSARRSHVGEVDSVAKRDAADSERKHAPLVVAEGAVVLDTSHHTIESGVDAAIEILKQQGLPLAES, from the coding sequence GTGAGTTCGAATCCAGCCGACACCCCCCGTTTCGCCATCGCCATCGATGGGCCAGCCGCTTCAGGAAAGAGCACCCTCGCACGCAGGCTCGCCCAGCGTCTCGGCCTGGTGATGGTCAACTCCGGCGCGATGTATCGCGCCGTCACGTGGAAGGCGCTTCAGGAAAACATCGATCCGGCGGACTCCGCCGCGGTCGTCGCGATGCTCGACCGCATCTCCATCCACTGCGGCGAGACCGGCATGACCTCCACCATCACCATCGACGGTGTGGATCCCGGGGATGAACTGCGCGCGGAAGCCATCAATTCGAACGTGTCAGCCATTTCCGCCATTCCGGAGGTGCGGACACTGCTGGTGGATCTCCAGCGGAACTACCTCGACCACACCAGCGTCATCATGGAAGGCCGGGACATCGGGTCCGTGGTTTTTCCCGACACCCCCTTCAAGATCTACGTGGATGCCGACGAAGCCGTGCGCTCCGCCCGCCGCAGTCATGTCGGGGAGGTGGATTCCGTCGCCAAGCGCGACGCCGCCGACAGCGAGCGCAAGCACGCGCCGCTTGTCGTCGCCGAAGGGGCCGTCGTGCTGGACACCTCGCATCACACGATTGAAAGCGGTGTGGACGCCGCCATCGAGATTCTCAAGCAGCAAGGTCTCCCACTCGCCGAGTCGTGA
- a CDS encoding alkaline phosphatase family protein — translation MKRRKVLLVGWDAADWEICLPLVEAGKMPALAKLMEEGTWGNLTTIQPAYSPMLWTSIATGKRPFKHGIHGFSEVDPGTGLVRPITNLSRSCRAIWNILQLHGYRSAVTGWWPSHPAEPIDGVMVSDRFHVAPASAGMPWPVPTGAVHPPEMAAALKELRIHPHHLDESHLLPFIPAAAKIDQRKDDRLEKLARILAECSTVHATATAAMGSTSWDFAAVYYDALDHFCHGFMKYHPPLKNGVDPLDYEIYRHVVEGAYRYHDMMLATLLRIAGEETTVMLVSDHGFQSGGSRPDTLPLEPAGPATEHRRYGIFVARGPGIRRGHRIHGAGLLDVCPTLLTLFGLPVGADMDGRALAEIWDAPPAIRSIPSWEEIKGDDGSHPAGLSIDSGDAGEGIRQLVALGYIAPPGDDAILAAEITNQELKYNLALSYMDAGRYGDAELLLEPLHVKHPEEHRFGLHLAACYHAIGREGKITGLSRRLVRAQLRKEREHGAVLDRDALRHFLAFAAFSEKRFGQVLQAIGRMSPAYRERAETRNMLAEVQLRLRRWQDAEWNFLTVIAADQENANAWCGVARARLGMRRYPAAAEAAISSISLVFGRPLAHFLLGMALFRNGEMERARKAFELATHLNPSYAAAYRMLSEIHTRHGGDVAMGAACNQMARQARQRLREAREREISPGKPPAERAGAPAELDKFPDSLAGIPRDRIITVVSGLPRSGTSMMMQMLAAGGLTVFADNGRIADASNPHGYFEHEAVKLLHRDASWLPDARGKVVKIVAPLLPFLVESDREGKPLHYRVIFMTRPLEDVMASRSRMLEESPSASGEQAARTQENLARHFLRTRQISALEIDYTRVLKETDRMVGELRDFLGIDLDAFRMTQAIKPPAKG, via the coding sequence ATGAAGCGGCGCAAGGTCCTGCTGGTCGGCTGGGACGCTGCGGATTGGGAGATTTGCCTGCCCTTGGTTGAGGCGGGAAAAATGCCCGCGCTCGCAAAGCTGATGGAGGAGGGGACCTGGGGCAACCTCACCACGATCCAGCCCGCCTATTCACCGATGCTCTGGACGAGCATCGCCACAGGCAAGCGCCCGTTCAAACACGGCATCCATGGTTTCAGCGAGGTGGATCCGGGCACGGGGCTGGTGCGCCCCATCACCAATCTCTCCCGCTCCTGCCGCGCGATCTGGAACATCCTGCAGTTGCACGGGTATCGCTCGGCGGTCACCGGGTGGTGGCCCAGCCATCCGGCCGAACCCATCGACGGCGTGATGGTTTCGGATCGGTTTCACGTGGCCCCCGCCTCCGCCGGGATGCCATGGCCCGTTCCCACCGGGGCTGTCCATCCGCCGGAAATGGCCGCGGCGCTGAAGGAACTGCGGATCCATCCGCACCATCTCGACGAATCCCACCTCCTTCCTTTCATTCCCGCTGCGGCGAAAATCGATCAGAGAAAGGACGATCGTCTGGAAAAACTCGCCCGCATCCTCGCGGAGTGCTCCACCGTCCACGCCACCGCCACCGCCGCGATGGGATCCACTTCCTGGGATTTCGCCGCCGTTTACTACGACGCGCTCGATCACTTCTGCCATGGGTTCATGAAGTATCATCCGCCTCTCAAGAACGGTGTCGATCCGTTGGATTACGAAATCTACCGGCATGTCGTCGAGGGTGCCTACCGCTACCACGACATGATGCTCGCCACCCTGCTGCGGATCGCGGGCGAGGAAACCACCGTCATGTTGGTTTCCGATCACGGGTTCCAATCCGGCGGTTCCCGACCGGACACGCTTCCGCTCGAGCCCGCGGGGCCCGCCACGGAGCACAGGCGATATGGGATTTTCGTCGCGCGCGGTCCGGGGATCCGCCGGGGCCACCGTATCCATGGCGCGGGGCTGCTGGATGTTTGTCCCACCCTGCTGACCCTCTTCGGACTGCCCGTCGGAGCGGATATGGATGGCCGCGCTCTCGCGGAAATCTGGGACGCGCCGCCCGCGATCCGGAGCATTCCCTCATGGGAGGAAATCAAAGGTGACGACGGCTCACATCCCGCCGGCCTCTCGATCGATTCCGGGGATGCCGGTGAAGGCATCCGCCAGCTTGTCGCGCTCGGCTACATCGCCCCGCCCGGAGATGACGCCATTCTGGCTGCGGAAATCACCAACCAGGAGCTGAAATACAATCTCGCCCTCAGCTACATGGATGCGGGCCGTTACGGCGATGCCGAACTGCTGCTGGAACCTCTGCATGTGAAGCACCCGGAGGAGCACCGATTCGGGCTCCACCTCGCCGCCTGTTACCACGCCATCGGGAGGGAGGGGAAAATCACCGGCCTCAGTCGCAGGCTCGTCAGGGCGCAGCTTCGCAAGGAGCGGGAACATGGTGCGGTTCTGGACCGGGACGCGCTCAGGCATTTCCTCGCCTTCGCGGCATTTTCGGAAAAACGTTTCGGGCAAGTTCTCCAGGCCATCGGTCGCATGTCACCCGCCTACCGGGAGCGTGCGGAAACCCGCAACATGCTGGCGGAGGTCCAGCTCCGGTTGCGGCGCTGGCAGGACGCCGAATGGAATTTCCTCACCGTCATCGCGGCGGACCAGGAAAACGCCAATGCCTGGTGCGGAGTCGCCCGTGCCCGGCTTGGCATGCGCCGTTATCCTGCCGCGGCGGAAGCGGCGATATCCTCCATCAGCCTGGTTTTCGGCAGGCCGCTCGCGCATTTCCTTCTGGGAATGGCACTCTTCCGGAACGGGGAGATGGAGCGGGCGCGCAAGGCCTTCGAACTCGCCACCCACCTGAATCCCTCCTACGCGGCCGCCTACCGGATGCTCTCGGAAATCCACACCCGCCACGGCGGGGATGTGGCGATGGGGGCCGCGTGCAATCAAATGGCGAGGCAGGCACGGCAGCGGCTGCGCGAGGCACGCGAGAGGGAGATCTCTCCGGGCAAACCTCCGGCGGAACGTGCGGGCGCTCCTGCGGAACTGGACAAATTTCCGGACTCCCTCGCCGGTATCCCCCGGGACCGGATCATCACCGTCGTCAGCGGCCTCCCGCGTTCCGGCACCTCCATGATGATGCAAATGCTCGCCGCCGGTGGTCTGACGGTTTTCGCCGACAACGGGCGGATCGCCGATGCGAGCAACCCCCACGGCTATTTCGAACACGAGGCGGTGAAGCTTCTGCACCGGGATGCCTCGTGGCTTCCTGACGCCCGCGGCAAGGTCGTGAAGATCGTCGCTCCGTTATTACCGTTTCTTGTCGAATCCGATCGCGAAGGAAAACCCCTGCATTACCGCGTGATATTCATGACACGCCCGCTGGAGGATGTCATGGCATCCCGTTCCCGTATGTTGGAAGAATCTCCCTCCGCGAGTGGAGAGCAGGCCGCCAGAACTCAGGAAAATCTCGCCCGCCATTTTCTCCGGACGCGACAAATTTCCGCGCTTGAAATCGATTATACCCGCGTGCTCAAGGAGACGGACCGGATGGTGGGGGAACTACGCGATTTTCTTGGCATCGATCTTGATGCCTTCCGGATGACGCAGGCGATCAAGCCGCCGGCGAAGGGATGA
- a CDS encoding FtsW/RodA/SpoVE family cell cycle protein, with protein sequence MSRYCSILLYAAVIILTGLGLVMLMSTGMWATGQFKGSYHFLIRQSQMVGLGLVAAMFAAWFPVENLRKLAPYMYGVICLMLILCFVPGVGTGDILGSKRWIVIPLVGQFQPSEPAKLVTLICLATWFARWQTEVHTFWRGFVIPGIIVGIPTLLILVETDVGSALSLSLAVAAVLFCVGTRLIYLVPTALTAGGAVMFYLMNNANRWGRIEAWMNLEEHKLSQGMQQWRALLALGNGGPWGVGLGNGVEKFGTLTFAHIDFIFPVIGEELGLPFTLGVVLCYVLIGVGGCGIALQANTIFSRCVALGLTCLIVIPAIQNIAVTTALLPNDGLPLPFVSYGGTNLVFSLAAVGMLVGIHRRSQVRVPVEYPLTKQTRLAVKL encoded by the coding sequence ATGTCCCGTTATTGCTCGATCCTCCTCTACGCCGCCGTCATCATCCTGACGGGGCTGGGGCTGGTCATGCTCATGAGCACCGGGATGTGGGCGACGGGACAATTCAAGGGATCCTATCATTTCCTGATCCGCCAGTCACAGATGGTGGGGCTGGGCCTCGTCGCCGCCATGTTCGCAGCGTGGTTCCCCGTGGAGAACCTGAGGAAACTCGCACCATACATGTATGGTGTCATCTGTCTCATGTTGATCCTGTGCTTCGTCCCCGGAGTGGGAACCGGCGACATCCTGGGATCGAAGCGTTGGATCGTCATTCCCCTGGTCGGCCAGTTCCAGCCGTCGGAACCGGCGAAGCTGGTGACCCTCATCTGCCTGGCGACGTGGTTCGCACGCTGGCAGACGGAGGTGCACACCTTCTGGCGGGGTTTTGTGATACCGGGGATCATTGTGGGTATTCCGACGTTGCTGATCCTGGTGGAAACGGACGTGGGTTCCGCGCTTTCCCTGTCCCTCGCGGTCGCCGCGGTATTGTTCTGTGTCGGCACGCGGCTGATCTATCTGGTGCCGACGGCCCTCACGGCGGGGGGCGCGGTAATGTTCTACCTGATGAACAACGCGAACCGCTGGGGGCGGATCGAGGCATGGATGAATCTGGAAGAACACAAGCTGAGCCAGGGCATGCAGCAGTGGCGCGCGCTGCTGGCTCTCGGCAACGGCGGTCCCTGGGGCGTGGGCCTTGGCAACGGAGTGGAAAAATTCGGCACGCTCACCTTCGCCCACATCGACTTCATCTTCCCTGTCATCGGCGAGGAGCTCGGCCTGCCTTTCACGCTGGGCGTGGTGCTGTGCTATGTGCTCATCGGCGTGGGTGGCTGCGGCATCGCGCTGCAGGCGAACACGATTTTCAGCCGTTGTGTCGCGCTCGGGCTCACGTGTCTGATCGTGATTCCCGCGATCCAGAACATCGCCGTGACCACCGCGCTGCTGCCGAACGACGGCCTGCCGCTGCCCTTCGTCAGCTACGGCGGCACGAATCTCGTCTTCAGCCTCGCCGCGGTGGGGATGCTGGTGGGGATCCACCGCCGTTCCCAAGTGCGTGTTCCGGTGGAATACCCGCTGACCAAGCAGACGCGGTTGGCCGTGAAACTTTGA
- a CDS encoding LysM peptidoglycan-binding domain-containing protein translates to MKPHTLPVKRRPAPKGIFKRLRAVTGNRRQRVAATAEMEGEDSSSKISRALTIIFLIHIVAIALIFVHQKFLDGRAPEEAQAQKPEVVAPVAPKEDLPRLSSGDRSYVPTQGDNYTRIASRLGVDEGDLRLVNKHMDIVPGRIMLIPPKRPVAPPVAEVAATQAPAPVAVPQSEGLVPAVDVNDAPRARLVKPNVASATAAASAAAPVTASGKTYVVQNGDSVWRIANRFKVKQDKLMKANGISDARKMKVGMSLVIPN, encoded by the coding sequence ATGAAACCCCACACCCTACCCGTCAAACGCCGCCCCGCGCCGAAAGGGATTTTCAAACGCCTCCGTGCCGTGACAGGCAACCGCCGGCAGCGCGTCGCCGCCACCGCGGAAATGGAAGGCGAGGACAGCAGTTCGAAAATCTCACGCGCCCTGACGATCATTTTCCTGATCCACATCGTCGCGATCGCGCTGATTTTCGTGCATCAGAAATTCCTGGACGGCCGTGCTCCCGAGGAAGCCCAGGCCCAGAAACCCGAGGTCGTCGCTCCGGTCGCACCGAAGGAGGATCTCCCCCGGCTTTCATCGGGAGACAGGTCCTACGTGCCCACGCAAGGTGACAACTACACCCGCATCGCATCCAGACTGGGTGTGGATGAGGGAGACCTCCGCCTGGTCAACAAACACATGGATATCGTGCCCGGGCGGATCATGCTGATCCCGCCGAAGCGTCCCGTCGCTCCGCCCGTGGCGGAAGTCGCGGCGACCCAGGCGCCCGCTCCGGTGGCAGTCCCTCAGTCGGAAGGGCTGGTGCCCGCGGTGGATGTGAACGACGCCCCGCGCGCCCGCCTAGTGAAGCCGAACGTCGCGAGCGCGACCGCCGCCGCATCCGCCGCCGCTCCGGTGACGGCGTCAGGGAAAACCTACGTCGTGCAGAACGGCGACAGCGTCTGGCGCATCGCGAACCGTTTCAAGGTGAAGCAGGACAAGCTCATGAAGGCGAACGGCATCAGCGACGCCCGCAAGATGAAAGTCGGAATGAGCCTGGTGATTCCAAACTGA
- a CDS encoding PEP-CTERM sorting domain-containing protein, whose amino-acid sequence MSLYSAFKKSASRGDFSFYEKTAGFALAAAAFSGQAHGAVVYTSSTGVTSTGDITPPGGFTVGLEIGSQFSSGALGYITGIGNLVFGESSLFGFFRNGGATVDGSGFVSSPFTQANFLDGDYYNNAQEGADNYVAFRFTSADVNGGAPVYGWARIELPPVENAEGNVKLLGWAYEDTGAPIAVGAVPEPSGLALLALGAAGTTAFHRRRRERETALSVE is encoded by the coding sequence ATGAGCCTCTATTCCGCTTTTAAAAAATCCGCCTCGCGCGGCGATTTTTCATTTTATGAAAAGACGGCCGGATTCGCCCTGGCCGCGGCCGCCTTTTCGGGGCAGGCCCACGGGGCGGTTGTCTACACTTCATCCACCGGTGTGACGTCCACCGGCGACATCACGCCACCCGGAGGATTCACCGTGGGACTTGAGATCGGCTCCCAGTTTTCGTCGGGTGCGCTGGGTTACATCACCGGTATCGGCAACCTCGTGTTCGGGGAATCCTCCTTGTTCGGCTTTTTCCGCAACGGTGGCGCTACGGTCGACGGATCCGGGTTCGTCTCGTCCCCTTTCACGCAGGCGAATTTCCTCGATGGTGATTATTACAACAACGCCCAGGAAGGGGCCGACAATTATGTCGCCTTCCGTTTCACCTCTGCGGATGTGAACGGCGGTGCTCCCGTTTACGGTTGGGCCCGGATCGAGCTGCCGCCTGTGGAAAATGCCGAAGGTAACGTGAAACTCCTGGGTTGGGCATATGAGGACACGGGGGCTCCCATCGCGGTTGGAGCGGTTCCGGAGCCTTCCGGCCTCGCCCTGCTGGCTCTCGGAGCCGCCGGGACCACGGCTTTCCATCGCCGCCGCCGCGAACGGGAAACCGCGCTTTCCGTTGAATGA
- a CDS encoding prephenate dehydrogenase has translation MKTDFPNITILGGGLLGGSLALALTAMENPPHVRLWARKQETADAASRLGIANVTSDLAEAVQDASLVILCVPVGAMAALVSDALAAGLPDNCLVTDVGSVKRVPHRKISPLLKERGIRFIGSHPMAGSERNGLSAVTATLFQNAACLLTNDNGAPADQATALERFWKAIGCRTSWMSAAIHDELVARISHLPHIYAASAARVCLKDPSEGKFGGGGLRDTTRVAGGNPTMWAEIVIENREALTGLLRESIDDLREILASLENANQEQARQWLVTAKQRREPLNPQS, from the coding sequence ATGAAGACGGATTTTCCAAACATCACCATTCTCGGCGGCGGACTGCTCGGCGGTTCGCTCGCGCTCGCACTCACCGCCATGGAAAATCCGCCACACGTCCGGCTGTGGGCGCGCAAGCAGGAGACCGCCGACGCCGCCTCGCGGTTGGGGATTGCCAATGTCACCAGCGACCTCGCCGAGGCTGTCCAAGACGCGAGCCTCGTCATCCTCTGTGTGCCGGTGGGGGCCATGGCCGCGCTGGTTTCCGATGCCCTGGCCGCCGGTCTTCCTGACAACTGCCTCGTCACCGATGTGGGCAGTGTGAAACGTGTGCCGCACCGGAAGATCTCTCCTCTTCTCAAGGAACGGGGCATCCGTTTCATCGGAAGCCACCCGATGGCCGGCTCCGAGCGGAACGGTCTTTCCGCCGTCACCGCCACCTTGTTCCAAAACGCCGCGTGCCTGCTGACCAATGACAACGGCGCACCTGCCGACCAAGCCACCGCCCTGGAGCGGTTCTGGAAAGCCATCGGCTGCCGAACCTCATGGATGAGCGCGGCGATCCATGACGAACTGGTCGCCCGCATCAGCCACCTGCCGCACATCTACGCCGCCAGTGCGGCGCGGGTTTGTCTGAAAGACCCGTCCGAAGGAAAGTTCGGCGGCGGCGGATTGCGCGACACCACCCGCGTCGCCGGAGGAAATCCGACGATGTGGGCGGAAATTGTCATCGAAAACCGCGAGGCCCTCACCGGACTGCTGCGCGAAAGCATCGATGACCTGCGCGAAATCCTTGCCAGTCTGGAGAACGCCAACCAAGAACAAGCGCGGCAGTGGCTCGTCACCGCCAAGCAGCGGCGCGAACCGCTGAACCCTCAATCATAA
- the murD gene encoding UDP-N-acetylmuramoyl-L-alanine--D-glutamate ligase has translation MTLTGKHVAILGAGRSGRAAAALALREGAEVSVWDSAGAQAFVGMPAGVAIHPLASEAQGAELVSDLLVVSPGIDTYGSYVAAFSRQTGEVIGEVEFAARYYNGKIVGITGTNGKTTTTELIERILSHASLGGAACGNYGVPFTEVVLQNTPPDAVSLELSSFQLETVSTLHPVVAVWLNFAPDHMDRYPTVEAYRAAKLRIFENQTSEDTAVIRLGEELPDLKAKVVTFSTTDASADWYSEGHTIRHGGETWLDLDRDTSLRGLHNAENAMAALAACQALGISQLLMREALQGYAPPPHRCELIRTLDGVEYLNDSKATNLHALESALRSQTRPVILIAGGKEKGLDYSPVVPLLAEKALGVVTFGQIARPLADLFSTAVNCESVSSLADAVTVARSLAPRGSTVLLSPGTSSFDQFSGYEQRGNAFRDLVHQLR, from the coding sequence ATGACACTCACCGGAAAACATGTCGCCATCCTTGGCGCGGGCCGCAGCGGCCGCGCGGCGGCGGCGCTTGCCTTGAGGGAAGGAGCGGAGGTCTCGGTTTGGGACAGCGCCGGGGCGCAGGCGTTTGTCGGGATGCCCGCCGGTGTGGCGATCCATCCGCTCGCCTCGGAGGCGCAGGGGGCGGAACTGGTTTCGGACCTGCTGGTCGTCAGCCCGGGCATCGACACCTATGGATCCTATGTCGCGGCATTCTCCCGGCAGACGGGAGAGGTGATCGGCGAGGTGGAATTCGCCGCGCGATATTACAATGGGAAAATCGTGGGCATCACCGGGACGAATGGTAAGACAACCACGACCGAACTCATCGAGCGCATCCTCTCCCACGCGTCGCTCGGCGGTGCCGCCTGCGGAAACTACGGCGTCCCCTTCACCGAGGTGGTGCTGCAAAACACTCCGCCTGATGCGGTGTCCCTGGAACTGAGTTCGTTCCAGTTGGAAACGGTTTCCACGCTGCATCCCGTCGTCGCGGTGTGGCTGAATTTCGCGCCGGACCACATGGACCGCTATCCGACGGTCGAGGCCTACCGTGCGGCGAAATTGAGAATTTTCGAAAACCAAACGTCCGAAGATACCGCCGTCATCCGTCTGGGTGAGGAGCTGCCTGATCTGAAGGCGAAGGTGGTGACATTCTCCACCACCGATGCTTCGGCGGACTGGTATTCCGAAGGACATACCATCCGGCATGGCGGGGAGACCTGGCTGGACCTTGATCGCGATACCAGCCTGCGGGGCCTTCACAATGCGGAGAACGCGATGGCCGCCCTGGCTGCCTGCCAGGCTCTCGGGATTTCCCAGTTGCTGATGCGCGAGGCGCTGCAAGGCTACGCGCCGCCTCCCCACCGTTGCGAACTGATCCGCACGCTCGACGGAGTGGAATACCTGAATGATTCCAAAGCGACGAACCTGCACGCGCTCGAAAGCGCGCTGCGTTCGCAAACGCGCCCCGTCATCCTCATCGCGGGAGGGAAGGAGAAAGGCCTCGACTACTCGCCGGTGGTGCCGCTCCTGGCGGAAAAAGCCCTCGGCGTGGTCACCTTCGGACAAATCGCGCGCCCTCTCGCGGATTTGTTTTCCACCGCGGTGAATTGTGAGTCAGTCTCGTCTCTCGCGGATGCCGTGACCGTCGCCCGCAGCCTCGCCCCCCGGGGATCAACCGTCCTGCTTTCTCCCGGAACCTCGTCCTTCGACCAGTTCTCCGGCTATGAACAACGTGGAAACGCCTTCCGCGACCTGGTCCACCAACTTCGTTAG